From the genome of uncultured Methanobacterium sp.:
ACAATGCCGGAATCCCAGCCAAGGTTCTGACTGTGGAATCCCACGGTGGCTTGAGCGAAGGGGATAATACCGAAGGAGCCATCGCGGTCTTAGAAGCTGCCCAGCGTGAAGGAATTATCCCTCTCGAAGAAACTGAAAGACAAAACAGAATGCTTAAAAAAGCTACCGAAATCGAAAAGACCAGAGGTATGGCCCAGGGAAAATACATCGCCCCATCCTACGGAGATGATAAGGAAAAAGTAGCCCAAGTGCTCCTTGAAGCCTTTGAAAATGGAGATAAAATTGCATTTGTGCTCAACGCCAAAAAGGAAACTTCCTACCTTTTTGCTGACCTTCTGAAAGTACCTTTTAATGAGATGTACCCTAATAATAAACCGTTTGTAATTGCCAACCTTGATCTGGAAACTGGTCTTCCCCGTATTAGGCAACATGCCCAAAACATCCAGGAAGAGTTGAATGAAAACGGATCAAATGTAGATATTATAACTGGAGGACTGGATGAATATCCAATAACTGGAGATAAAGCAGTTGCATATCTGGAAGAAGAAGATTATGATCTGGTAGTGGTGGCTGGTGTGCCCCATGCCCTTCCCATTGAAAAATTAAACATTCAATCCATTGCTATTACTGATGGTCCCCGCCTGGTGGAGCCATTGAAAAAATTAGGATACACTTGGGTGGTTACGGAACTAGATGCCCATGCAAAAACGCTGGGAACTGATAAAATTGTTGAATCTGATTTTGGAGCTGTTTTAAGGGCAATCGATGAAAATTCATAATCATTTACCCTGATGTTTTTAATGGTTCTTAGGTTGGTTGGTGAATTTTATATATAACTGGCTTGATAATATAGCCAGTATAAAGGGACTTAAGATAAGATAATGATTGAATCTTTAACATTCCATAAATGAAATTAAATTAAATTAAAGAAAACTGAAATTGAGTTAAAAAATACACCGAATGAATAAAGATAAAAAATAGTGGTGATGAATATGACCAGTACAGTAGGTATGATACTTTGCGGAGGATTTGGAAAGCGATTAAGGCCCCTCACTGAAAGAGTGCCCAAACCCCTCATTGAAATTAAGAATGATTACACCATTCTGGATAAACAGCTCTTTGACTTTAAAAATGCAGGTGTTAACCAGGTTTTCCTCTTAACCGGATTTTTAAGCGACAAGATCAGGGAAAGATTTGGCGACAAATACATGGGTGTGAAAATAGAATACGTGGAAGAAGACAAACCACTGGGAACCCTTAACGCCATAAAACTTGGAATGGAAGCTGTTGGTCCAGACAAACAGTGTGTTATACGTAACGGAGATGTTGTAGCCGATTTAAATATCAAAAAAATGATTGAAAGTGGTGAAAAATCAGACCACCCCCTATCCCTTTTCATAACCCGCATGGTATCTCCTTACGGAATAGTGGAGATAAGTGGCGATCGCCTGGTATCATTCAAAGAAAAACCAGTACTGGATTATTATATTAACGGAGGAGTTTACTTCTCCAAGGGAGAAATTGACTTTGGTGACTTTGAAGTGGGAGATATAGAAAAAACCGTGTTCCCCATGTACGCCAAGAACAACCAGCTAGGGTACTACCAGGAAGACGGCCTGTTCTGGATGGCCATCGATACATCCAAAGAACTGGAGGAAATCCGAAAAGAATACCAGAATCGGGAAGATAAACCATGGGGATACGAAAAAATCCTGATAAATACTGAAAAGTACTTAACCAAAGAGTTATTTATCAGAGAAGGCTACCAAACCTCCTACCACTTCCACCCTCAGAAGGATGAAACCATGTACATCCTAAGTGGAGCAGGATACATAGAATTCGAAGAGCGTAAGGAGTACTTCGGTAAAAACGACACCATTCGTATAAAACCAAATGAAAACCACACTATTGTGGCCATGGAAAATACAGTTCTCCACGAAATATCAACACCCCACCCTGACGACACAGTCCGAGTCAAGGACTACTACGATATCAGGTAATTAATTTCTTTTTTTAAAATGAAAGGGGTTAATGAATAACCGATTTAAGCTGGATTACGATTAATTCAAGTAAAACATGTTTCATTATCTAAAATCATGATAGCCATTATTGATTACGGCAGTGGAAACCTAAAAAGTATCCGAAATGGATTCCATCGCATCGGCGCTGAGGTACTGGTAACTCAGGATAAAGATGAGTTAAAAAAAGCAGATGTGCTGATCCTCCCTGGTGTAGGTGCCTTTGGAACTGCAATGGAAAACCTCAAAAAATATGAGGATATCATCCACCAGCACATCAAGGATGATAAACCATTTCTGGGTGTTTGTTTAGGTTTACAGGTATTGTTCAGTGAGAGTGAAGAGAGTCCCAGAATCAGGGGACTGGATGTGTTTTCTGGTAAAGTGGTGCGTTTCCCTGATACCCTGCGAAATGATGGGCTTAAAATCCCCCATATGGGATGGAACAACCTGAATATCAAGCAAAACTCCCCTTTACTTCAAGGAATAGGCAGTGATTACATGTACTTCGTCCACTCCTACTATGTACGTCCTGATGATCCAGAAGTGGTGGTGGCCACTACGGATTATGGTGTGGAAGTGCCCGCAGTGGTGGCCCAGGATAATGTTTTCGCCACCCAGTTTCACCCCGAAAAAAGCGGAGAAATTGGTCTGAAAATACTGAAAAACTTCCTTAAAAGGGTTTTATAATTACTTTTTAATTTCTATAGATAAGTAAGAAAAACTTAAATATTAGTAATACTATAGAAGGTGTTAGTGTGGACATAGAAGGTTTCGCCAGGCGCGCCCTGGTAGATCATGACGAAGAATCTGTACAAAAAAGCCTCCAGGAAAAGATCCTGGAATTTAAAGACATCACCCCAGAACATGCCAGCCAGATGGCACAGGCAGTCCTGGAAGAAGTCAAATACACCCTACAAATCAAAGACCACCCTGATGAATCCCTTAAAAAGTTGATAGAATACCCTAAATCAGGAGTAGGAATGGGTCAGATGGGTGTAGGTTCCCGTGGTGCAGGGGACTTCTTTGTACATCGTCAGATCGCAGAAATCGTTAAAAGCAGCCACACCAATGCCTTCATCAACCCCACCGCCCAGGACGACGGAGGCGTGGTAAAAGCAGCGGCTGGCGCTGATGAGGTGTACATCACCACAGCTGTAGATGGAATACACTCCCGTCTGAGTGAATACCCATTCCTAGGAGGTTTTCACGTGGCCAGGGCATCAATGAGGGATGTTTGTGTCATGGGTTCCCAGCCAGTTGCACTCTTAAGCGACCTTCACCTGGCAGATGATGGAGAAGTAGCTAAGCTCTTCGACTACACTGCAGGAGTATGTGCGGTGTCAGAACTCACTGGAGTCCCCTTAGTAGCAGGCAGTACACTCCGCGTAGGTGGAGATATGGTCTTGGGAGACCGGTTAGTTAGTGCAGTTGGTGCGGTGGGAATATCCCCCCATCCTCCCACCGCCCGTAAACGAGCCGAACCTGGAGATGTGATTCTCCTAACTGAAGGATCAGGTGGGGGAACCATAACCACCACTGCACTCTATCACGGACTCTTCGATGTGGTGTGGGAAACCATGGACATCAGCTTCATCCAGGCCTCTGAGGCCATATTAAATGCCGGACTCCTTCCAAAAGTTCACGCCATGACCGATGTTACCAACGGAGGACTCCGAGGTGATGCTCATGAGATATCCCAGACCACAGGGTTGGGACTGGCATTCTGGGAGGATGAAATCAGAGAACTGGTTAATCCCAAGGTCCTGGAGATGCTAGAAAGCCTGGACATTGACCATCTGGGTGTTTCTGTGGATTCCCTCATGATCATTGCCACCGAAGATATTGCCTGTGAGGTGGAAAAGGCAGTTTCAGGTGCTGGAGTAAGGATCGGTAGGATAGGAGAAGTGGATGATACAGGAATTCCTCGTCTAATCACCGATCAAGGAGAAAAAGAACTTAAACCTCTTTTCCGTGAGGCAGCGTATACCAAGGTCAAAAAGATGGTTGGGGATGTGCACCCCGAAGACTTTGACCAGATGAAACAGAAAGTGGAAAGATCAGCTCTGGAAGCCATTGCCAAGAAAGACGAAGTAGTGGCCAGGATAAAGGAAAAATACGATAGTTAATCATTTGATTAATGAAATACCTTCCCTGCAGTTTGATGGGGCTTAGATAAAAAGGAACCCCCTCAATAATTGAGTGCTACATAAAAGGATATGAATGCCACATAAAACGGAATTATTGCTACATAAAAAGGGATACTTGATAAAATTGAAGGATAGGTTAAACAAGCCTTATGTGAATTTATGGATGAAAAAGGATTTGCTTACACACTGGATGCAGTGTTAGCCCTAATACCAATTATGATTTTTCTTTTTGGAGTTAGTAACTTTGCTGCATCCCCTGAATCCCCCATCGGGATCCATTCATCCCAAAAAGCCCATGACACCATGGACTTGATGGTCAACTACCATGAAGGGATTGACCGGTCATTATTAGAACGGGTTTCAACCATTCTTGCATCAAGTAACAATAGTCAGGCCAGTGTAGATAGTGCTGGTGAAATTGCCTCTAATTTTCTGGATAAAAATCTGGCTGGAACAGAATATCTTCTAACCGAAGAAAATCAGCTGGATGGAGAAATACTGGCTGGGAAAATGGAATTAAAAAATGCAGACAACGTGGCCACAGCCTCCCGTAACTGTGGTAACTACACCTTCCGCATTTACGTGAGATGAACCAGAAAATATTATCAGGCTCCATTTAAATACTTATCAGACTCTAAAGGAAAGATTTTATTAGTTATTATTTTTAAAAAGGATATAGCCCCTAAAACTTCTAATCATCATACCTCTAATCATCATAAACTTCTAAATCATCATAAAACTTTTATAAAATCTTTGAGTGAGGGACATGAATGCCCCTATTTAATCTTTCTAACAATAACACCGCGTCAAAAGAAACACTGGCTAATTTCATATCCACGGTCAGTAATCCACCCTTTGTTGCCATTCCAGTTTTTCTGATTATTAATTACACTCTGCTTTATGGAGGGGATTGGTTATGGTTTTCAGCAATTAGCATCTTTTTTGTGAGCATTTTACCCATAATTACCAGCGCATTATGGATAAAAAAGAAAAACCTGGAAGTAGACATGCCCCAAAGGCAGGATAGGATTTATCCGCTTTTACTGGTGATCTTATCCTACATTATTGGTGTTGCAGTACTCTACATTCTGGGAGCACCCTCATTCACCACGGTTTTAATGATCTGTTACCTTAACAATACCATCATCGTACTCTTATTCAGTCTTTACTGGAAGATCAGTATACACGCCATGGGCATCGCAGGTCCAGCAACTGCACTCATCTATCTTTTTGGATGGACCGGGCTTGCATTCAGTTTACTTGTGCCTCTGGTACTGTGGAGCAGACTTCATCTTAAAAGACACACACCTGCACAGTTAATTGTGGGTACTGTACTTGGATACTTTTTAACCGCAATGCAGATTTACCTGTTAATTTAATCTTTAATGACCAAGATATATGTAAATAAACAGGATATAAAATAACAATATAGTTATATTTACCAATTTAAACCCGATATTCGTTATACTTATCAATTAAAGTCAACATATGAAATTAAATATAAATAAACTTAACATATTAAATTTTAACTTGACATTTCCAATCTAAGCAATTCAATCTGGATGGAATTCCCATGGAATGTGAGTATTTTGAAAGGTTAAAGGATCACCAGTTCGGTGAATTACTGGCTGAAACTGAACACTGGCTTATCATCCTGGCCCCTGATCAGAGAAACCTGGGAACCTGTGTTGTAGCCCTTAAAAGGGATGAAACAGAACTTTCAGGGTTAAAAAAGGATGAATGGGCCGACCTGGAACGGGTGGTTAAAAAATTAGAATCGGCAATTAGAAAGTCATTCCATGCCACCATGTTCAACTGGGGATGTTTGATGAACTCTTCTTACCTGGAAGATCCTCCCTGCCCTCATCTGCACTGGCATTTCATCCCCCGTTATAGGGAACCTATTGAATTCAAGGATGAAACCTTCGATGACCCCTGTTTTGGCATGAGTACCATGCATGACCGCAGAAAATCAATGCCAATTCCAGATAAACTGAATAAGGATATAAAAGCTAAAATCATAGAAAATCTGGAAATCTGATCTTTTCTAAAGTGCAGTCCATGGTAACCGAAATGAATAACTTCGCAATCTACATTCACCATAACCTGACTTTCAAGGATCTCGATAAAAATCTAAACAAAACTTAAATAGATAAAAAATCAATTGAGTATAAGTTCCAACAAATGTGTTGGGAATAACAACTACTGTTTTATTATTGCCCTGATAGTGTAGTGGATATCACTTAGGATTGCGGATCCTATAACCCGGGTTCAAGTCCCGGTCAGGGCATATATTTACTATATTTATTATATCCCATTTATTCAAAATGAATACCATTTTTCTGTAAGATTAAAACCCCCAGATTAAAAAAAAAATAACCCCAATGAATATTTAATTTTTATTATGAAATTTTTTTTAAAAAAAAATAGTTAAAATAATATAAAAAAGGATATGGATTTATAAAATTAGAGCAGTGATGATAGTTTTATCTCTGCACATAACCTACACTCTTATCCTTATTCAGAACAATACTCTTCTTCCATTCACCCTTTCTATCAGGATAATCAGCACGATAATGTGCACCCCTACTCTCCTCACGTATGAGAGCAGATTTAGTCACTAATTCCGCGATTAAAACCATGTTCTCCAGTTCAAGAGCATCCAGTAGATGTTGATTATAGCCACGGCCATCAGGCACTATCATTCTTTCCATTTTATCTTTAATAGCCACTATTTCTTTTAATGCTGATTTAAGGTCTTTTTCCCGACGGATAATTGCCACATTATTCCACATGACTTCCTGTAACTCTTTTTTAAGCTGGAATGGATAATAATCTCCATTTTTGAATAGTTTTTCAATTCGTTCCTCTTCCCGTTCTAAGGAGGATGGGTCCAATTTGAAGCTGGATTTTAACACGTTTTTAGCAGCTGCTTCACCAGCTCGCATTCCAAAAACCTGAGTTTCAGCCAGTGCGTTTCCACCAAGACGGTTCGCCCCGTGAACTCCGCCTGCAGCTTCTCCGGCTGCGTAAAGATTGGGAATGCTAGTTTCACACTGCGGGTTTATCCTGGCGCCCCCCATAAAGTGATGAGCAGTGGGTGCTACTTCCATTGGTTCTTTTCGGATATCCACCCCCACATCCTGGAATTGCAGGAGCATGGTTTCCAGTTTTTCCTCAATTACCTCTGGAGGAAGGTGAGTCACGTCCAGGTAAACCCCACCACTCGGAGTACCCCTTCCTTCCATGATTTCATTGTAAATGGCACGGGCTACAACATCCCGGGTGGCCAGTTCCCCCCTGGGGTCGTAGTTAGTCATGAAGCGTTCTCCCTGGGAGTTTATGAGTCTTCCCCCTTCTCCACGAACAGCCTCAGTAACCAGAACTCCCCGGCGGGAGTCCGGGTATAACATGCCCGTAGGGTGAAACTGCACCTGTTCCATGTCCAGAAGGTCTGCTCCAGCCTTCCAGGCCATTGCATAACCATCCCCTGTTTTTTGCAGGGCATTGGAGGTTACCGGGTATATCCATCCTGCCCCTCCCGTGGTTACAATGGTTGATTTAGCCAGAAAGACCA
Proteins encoded in this window:
- a CDS encoding sugar phosphate nucleotidyltransferase, with translation MTSTVGMILCGGFGKRLRPLTERVPKPLIEIKNDYTILDKQLFDFKNAGVNQVFLLTGFLSDKIRERFGDKYMGVKIEYVEEDKPLGTLNAIKLGMEAVGPDKQCVIRNGDVVADLNIKKMIESGEKSDHPLSLFITRMVSPYGIVEISGDRLVSFKEKPVLDYYINGGVYFSKGEIDFGDFEVGDIEKTVFPMYAKNNQLGYYQEDGLFWMAIDTSKELEEIRKEYQNREDKPWGYEKILINTEKYLTKELFIREGYQTSYHFHPQKDETMYILSGAGYIEFEERKEYFGKNDTIRIKPNENHTIVAMENTVLHEISTPHPDDTVRVKDYYDIR
- the hisH gene encoding imidazole glycerol phosphate synthase subunit HisH, with amino-acid sequence MIAIIDYGSGNLKSIRNGFHRIGAEVLVTQDKDELKKADVLILPGVGAFGTAMENLKKYEDIIHQHIKDDKPFLGVCLGLQVLFSESEESPRIRGLDVFSGKVVRFPDTLRNDGLKIPHMGWNNLNIKQNSPLLQGIGSDYMYFVHSYYVRPDDPEVVVATTDYGVEVPAVVAQDNVFATQFHPEKSGEIGLKILKNFLKRVL
- the tfrA gene encoding fumarate reductase (CoM/CoB) subunit TfrA, with the protein product MERETYQADVLVIGSGGAGSRAAIEAKKHGLDVIIVSKGLSFKSGCTTLAEGGYNAAFAYVDADDSTQAHLEDTLKGGGHLNDPELARILVEEAPERLTELERYGALFDRQESGKLNQRPFGGQTYRRTCFQGDRTGHEMMTALKEEIIRQDIQTVDEVMITTLLQDAEGRIGGACGISLSSTKFMVFLAKSTIVTTGGAGWIYPVTSNALQKTGDGYAMAWKAGADLLDMEQVQFHPTGMLYPDSRRGVLVTEAVRGEGGRLINSQGERFMTNYDPRGELATRDVVARAIYNEIMEGRGTPSGGVYLDVTHLPPEVIEEKLETMLLQFQDVGVDIRKEPMEVAPTAHHFMGGARINPQCETSIPNLYAAGEAAGGVHGANRLGGNALAETQVFGMRAGEAAAKNVLKSSFKLDPSSLEREEERIEKLFKNGDYYPFQLKKELQEVMWNNVAIIRREKDLKSALKEIVAIKDKMERMIVPDGRGYNQHLLDALELENMVLIAELVTKSALIREESRGAHYRADYPDRKGEWKKSIVLNKDKSVGYVQR
- a CDS encoding PAP2 family protein; its protein translation is MPLFNLSNNNTASKETLANFISTVSNPPFVAIPVFLIINYTLLYGGDWLWFSAISIFFVSILPIITSALWIKKKNLEVDMPQRQDRIYPLLLVILSYIIGVAVLYILGAPSFTTVLMICYLNNTIIVLLFSLYWKISIHAMGIAGPATALIYLFGWTGLAFSLLVPLVLWSRLHLKRHTPAQLIVGTVLGYFLTAMQIYLLI
- a CDS encoding HIT family protein — protein: MECEYFERLKDHQFGELLAETEHWLIILAPDQRNLGTCVVALKRDETELSGLKKDEWADLERVVKKLESAIRKSFHATMFNWGCLMNSSYLEDPPCPHLHWHFIPRYREPIEFKDETFDDPCFGMSTMHDRRKSMPIPDKLNKDIKAKIIENLEI
- the cfbD gene encoding Ni-sirohydrochlorin a,c-diamide reductive cyclase catalytic subunit, producing the protein MHPRPSPIAASLYTLRDLNVDVIILHGPHGCCFRTGRLLENDGVRVVTTAMSENDFIFGASAKLEETLREADELFHPQLVGVVGTCASMIIGEDMREAVNNAGIPAKVLTVESHGGLSEGDNTEGAIAVLEAAQREGIIPLEETERQNRMLKKATEIEKTRGMAQGKYIAPSYGDDKEKVAQVLLEAFENGDKIAFVLNAKKETSYLFADLLKVPFNEMYPNNKPFVIANLDLETGLPRIRQHAQNIQEELNENGSNVDIITGGLDEYPITGDKAVAYLEEEDYDLVVVAGVPHALPIEKLNIQSIAITDGPRLVEPLKKLGYTWVVTELDAHAKTLGTDKIVESDFGAVLRAIDENS
- a CDS encoding AIR synthase-related protein, encoding MDIEGFARRALVDHDEESVQKSLQEKILEFKDITPEHASQMAQAVLEEVKYTLQIKDHPDESLKKLIEYPKSGVGMGQMGVGSRGAGDFFVHRQIAEIVKSSHTNAFINPTAQDDGGVVKAAAGADEVYITTAVDGIHSRLSEYPFLGGFHVARASMRDVCVMGSQPVALLSDLHLADDGEVAKLFDYTAGVCAVSELTGVPLVAGSTLRVGGDMVLGDRLVSAVGAVGISPHPPTARKRAEPGDVILLTEGSGGGTITTTALYHGLFDVVWETMDISFIQASEAILNAGLLPKVHAMTDVTNGGLRGDAHEISQTTGLGLAFWEDEIRELVNPKVLEMLESLDIDHLGVSVDSLMIIATEDIACEVEKAVSGAGVRIGRIGEVDDTGIPRLITDQGEKELKPLFREAAYTKVKKMVGDVHPEDFDQMKQKVERSALEAIAKKDEVVARIKEKYDS